A genomic stretch from Chitinivorax tropicus includes:
- the groL gene encoding chaperonin GroEL (60 kDa chaperone family; promotes refolding of misfolded polypeptides especially under stressful conditions; forms two stacked rings of heptamers to form a barrel-shaped 14mer; ends can be capped by GroES; misfolded proteins enter the barrel where they are refolded when GroES binds) codes for MAAKDVKFGDSARQKMVAGVNILADAVKVTLGPKGRNVVLDRSFGAPTITKDGVSVAKEIELKDKFENMGAQMVKEVASKTSDVAGDGTTTATVLAQAIVQEGMKYVAAGMNPMDLKRGIDKAVVALVEELKKNSKPTTTSKEIAQVGSISANSDSSIGQIIADAMDKVGKEGVITVEDGKSLNNELEVVEGMQFDRGYLSPYFINNPDKQIASLDNPFVLLFDKKISNIRDLLPVLEQVAKAGRPLLIIAEDVEGEALATLVVNNIRGILKTVAVKAPGFGDRRKAMLEDIAILTGGTVIAEEVGLTLEKATLADLGQAKRIEVGKENTTIIDGAGTEDNIKARVATIRKQIEEATSDYDREKLQERVAKLAGGVAVIKVGAATEVEMKEKKARVEDALHATRAAVEEGIVAGGGVALLRARSTLSAVKGDNHDQDAGVKIVLKAIEAPLRQIVANTGDEPSVVVNRVLEGSGNFGYNAATGEYGDMVEMGVLDPTKVTRSALQNAASVAGLMLTTDCMVAELPEDKPAMPMGGGMGGMGGMDM; via the coding sequence ATGGCTGCAAAAGACGTTAAGTTCGGCGATTCCGCTCGTCAAAAAATGGTTGCTGGTGTCAACATCCTGGCTGACGCTGTCAAGGTCACACTCGGCCCTAAAGGCCGTAATGTAGTGCTGGATCGTTCGTTCGGCGCGCCGACCATCACCAAGGATGGCGTTTCGGTTGCCAAGGAAATCGAGCTGAAAGACAAGTTCGAGAACATGGGCGCGCAAATGGTCAAGGAAGTTGCCTCCAAGACTTCTGATGTTGCGGGTGACGGTACGACTACAGCTACTGTGCTGGCTCAAGCCATTGTTCAAGAAGGCATGAAATACGTTGCTGCTGGCATGAACCCAATGGATCTGAAGCGTGGTATCGACAAGGCAGTCGTTGCTTTGGTCGAAGAGCTGAAGAAGAACAGTAAGCCGACCACTACCAGCAAGGAAATTGCACAGGTTGGTTCGATCTCCGCCAACAGCGATAGCTCCATCGGCCAAATCATTGCGGACGCAATGGACAAGGTTGGTAAAGAGGGCGTGATTACCGTTGAAGATGGCAAGTCACTGAACAATGAGTTGGAAGTGGTTGAAGGTATGCAATTCGACCGTGGCTACCTGAGCCCATACTTCATCAACAACCCTGACAAGCAAATCGCTTCGCTGGACAATCCTTTCGTCCTGCTGTTCGACAAGAAGATCTCCAACATCCGTGACCTGCTGCCGGTTCTGGAGCAAGTTGCCAAGGCGGGCCGCCCACTGCTGATCATTGCTGAAGATGTTGAAGGCGAAGCGCTGGCAACATTGGTTGTGAACAACATCCGTGGCATTCTGAAGACTGTCGCTGTCAAGGCGCCTGGCTTTGGTGATCGCCGTAAGGCCATGTTGGAAGACATCGCCATTCTGACTGGTGGCACGGTCATTGCTGAAGAAGTCGGCCTGACTCTGGAAAAAGCTACTCTGGCGGACCTGGGCCAAGCCAAGCGTATCGAAGTGGGTAAGGAAAATACCACCATCATCGATGGCGCTGGCACCGAAGACAATATCAAGGCACGCGTTGCAACCATCCGCAAGCAGATCGAAGAAGCAACCAGCGACTACGATCGTGAGAAGCTGCAAGAGCGTGTTGCCAAGCTGGCAGGCGGCGTTGCCGTGATCAAGGTTGGTGCGGCAACTGAAGTCGAGATGAAAGAGAAGAAGGCTCGCGTGGAAGATGCGCTGCATGCGACCCGTGCGGCGGTTGAGGAAGGCATTGTTGCAGGTGGCGGCGTTGCGCTGCTGCGTGCACGTTCCACCTTGTCTGCCGTGAAGGGCGACAACCATGATCAAGACGCCGGCGTGAAGATCGTTCTGAAAGCAATTGAAGCACCGTTGCGTCAGATCGTTGCCAACACCGGTGACGAGCCCTCTGTTGTTGTCAATCGTGTCCTGGAAGGCTCGGGTAACTTTGGCTACAACGCAGCAACTGGCGAATATGGTGATATGGTTGAGATGGGCGTTCTGGACCCGACCAAGGTAACCCGCTCCGCGCTGCAAAATGCTGCATCTGTTGCTGGCCTGATGCTGACAACGGATTGCATGGTTGCAGAACTGCCCGAAGACAAACCCGCCATGCCAATGGGTGGGGGTATGGGTGGAATGGGCGGAATGGATATGTAA
- a CDS encoding Ig-like domain-containing protein has protein sequence MKTSFVPRILQHALLAASSLAFVALTACSGGGGGGSTTPPPPATPQVAKLSIATVADTTTNQPKNSVKTDNSDSLHVVVTALDANNVAVKDAVVQFSSGSGEIQATTTTTDATGKISAKFSTGLSAESKFNRTETISVVAPATNVKALVPVDIVGTTLTMKLATGSSTSVPSGGNAGVVVSVRDAGGKAITNAAVSISSTGTGSVTSNNTVNTDANGDASLSVTGANAGATTVVAKAAGASGSLDLTVTGGTGGFAFTQPASNTIIAIGSETEVAVAVPGAGAQTTVVFAASTGAWKNTDGTWTNKSVISVPVVGGAAKATFKSAASGAVTIDAYRADQVSSRANLTLAVGTGNTNNATVVLQASPASVAVSTDTKKNSVLLSARVTDPAGNPVLNAPVSFSIVKSTSSGESVGPTIAFTDATGVATTTFTSGSQPGKVTLNADIVGGVGVKAGPVDIDVGGQAASIGFAQDTKLAVKDIDPNYYLAMSVHVVDGKGNPVPGAKVTLSVNPIYFSTGSGCAITNNYITEWPSEKAFLKSLGLDLSLNGEKDPVTGAVTSPGLWRGVKYDLGAASDVPDAFPGQLTPTNGNVGSVPGEVVTESDGKVNFTYSYPKSSALWHVVRISARTMVAGSEATTNYVFRLSALESDVKPCRIPDSPYTPPK, from the coding sequence TTGAAGACGTCATTTGTTCCGCGGATTCTGCAGCATGCGCTGTTGGCCGCATCGTCATTGGCCTTCGTGGCCCTCACTGCTTGCAGTGGCGGAGGGGGGGGCGGAAGTACCACTCCACCACCACCTGCGACTCCACAAGTAGCAAAACTATCGATCGCAACTGTTGCGGACACGACAACCAATCAACCCAAAAATTCAGTAAAAACAGACAATAGTGATTCACTGCATGTTGTTGTGACTGCCTTGGATGCGAACAATGTCGCTGTGAAAGATGCTGTTGTCCAGTTCAGTAGCGGATCTGGTGAAATTCAGGCGACCACTACCACTACAGATGCCACGGGTAAAATTTCTGCCAAATTCAGCACAGGCCTTTCCGCCGAATCCAAGTTCAATCGCACTGAGACCATCAGTGTCGTTGCGCCTGCCACCAATGTGAAAGCTTTGGTTCCAGTCGATATCGTTGGAACTACTCTGACCATGAAGCTCGCAACCGGCAGCAGCACGTCTGTTCCCAGTGGTGGGAACGCGGGTGTTGTAGTCTCTGTGAGAGATGCCGGTGGCAAGGCAATCACAAATGCGGCGGTATCCATTTCTTCAACTGGTACGGGTAGCGTCACCAGCAATAACACGGTCAATACTGATGCGAATGGTGATGCATCACTGTCAGTAACCGGCGCAAATGCGGGTGCCACGACTGTGGTTGCCAAGGCGGCAGGTGCTTCAGGCAGCCTTGACTTGACCGTTACCGGGGGAACGGGTGGTTTCGCATTTACTCAGCCCGCGAGCAATACAATCATTGCTATCGGTTCGGAAACTGAAGTGGCTGTTGCGGTTCCTGGTGCTGGGGCGCAAACGACCGTTGTCTTCGCTGCATCGACAGGTGCTTGGAAAAATACGGACGGGACTTGGACAAACAAAAGCGTGATTTCAGTTCCTGTTGTAGGCGGGGCTGCAAAAGCAACATTTAAATCGGCTGCCTCGGGTGCGGTGACCATTGATGCCTACCGCGCTGATCAGGTAAGTTCCCGTGCCAATCTGACGTTGGCGGTGGGTACCGGTAATACAAACAACGCGACCGTGGTACTCCAGGCTTCTCCAGCTTCTGTTGCAGTGAGTACAGACACCAAGAAGAACAGTGTATTACTGAGTGCCAGGGTAACTGATCCAGCTGGTAATCCTGTGCTGAATGCACCTGTCAGCTTCAGTATCGTAAAATCCACTTCAAGTGGTGAGTCGGTGGGCCCAACCATTGCATTCACTGATGCGACCGGGGTGGCGACTACCACCTTTACATCGGGCTCTCAACCTGGAAAAGTGACGCTGAATGCGGATATCGTGGGTGGTGTCGGCGTCAAGGCGGGCCCTGTAGATATTGATGTTGGTGGCCAAGCTGCATCGATTGGTTTCGCACAAGATACCAAACTTGCAGTGAAAGATATCGACCCCAACTACTACTTGGCAATGTCTGTTCATGTTGTGGATGGGAAAGGTAATCCGGTTCCTGGTGCTAAAGTCACACTGAGCGTGAACCCGATATATTTCTCGACGGGTAGTGGTTGTGCTATCACCAACAATTACATCACTGAGTGGCCTAGTGAAAAGGCGTTCCTTAAATCCCTAGGCTTGGATCTTTCGTTGAATGGTGAGAAAGATCCAGTTACTGGTGCCGTTACCAGCCCTGGTTTATGGCGGGGTGTGAAGTACGATTTGGGTGCAGCAAGTGATGTTCCTGACGCATTCCCCGGCCAGTTGACGCCGACAAATGGTAATGTTGGTTCAGTTCCTGGTGAGGTAGTGACTGAAAGTGACGGGAAGGTGAATTTCACTTATTCCTATCCGAAGTCCAGCGCGCTCTGGCATGTGGTTCGTATTTCTGCACGAACCATGGTGGCAGGTAGCGAGGCGACCACAAACTACGTATTTAGGTTG
- the groES gene encoding co-chaperone GroES, with protein MKIRPLHDRVIVKRLEAEEKTASGIVLPGNAAEKPDMGEILAVGKGKVLENGDIRALELKVGDKVIFGKYAGQTVKVDGDELLVMREEDIMGVVEG; from the coding sequence ATGAAAATTCGTCCTCTGCACGACCGCGTTATCGTGAAGCGCCTCGAAGCTGAAGAAAAGACCGCATCCGGTATCGTTCTGCCGGGCAATGCCGCTGAAAAGCCGGACATGGGCGAAATCCTTGCTGTTGGTAAGGGTAAGGTTCTCGAAAATGGCGACATCCGCGCGCTGGAACTGAAAGTTGGCGATAAGGTGATCTTTGGTAAATACGCAGGCCAAACCGTCAAGGTTGATGGCGATGAGCTGCTGGTTATGCGTGAAGAAGACATCATGGGCGTGGTTGAAGGCTGA
- a CDS encoding integrase core domain-containing protein produces the protein KAIRTDNGKEFCSRALLTWAHARGVQLFLIESGKPSQNAYIESFNGRFRDECLNEHWFTSIRHALVVIEAWRREYNEERPKRSLGGLTPAAYAKTLIQKSVKLASDSKADCC, from the coding sequence CCAAGGCGATCAGAACCGACAACGGCAAGGAGTTCTGTAGCCGGGCCCTGCTGACATGGGCTCATGCACGAGGTGTTCAACTGTTTCTCATTGAGTCCGGCAAGCCAAGTCAGAATGCTTACATCGAGTCCTTCAACGGACGTTTCCGTGATGAGTGCCTGAATGAACACTGGTTCACCAGCATTCGACACGCACTGGTCGTCATTGAAGCTTGGCGACGTGAATACAACGAGGAACGACCCAAGAGATCCCTGGGCGGTTTGACGCCTGCCGCCTATGCCAAAACACTTATCCAGAAATCGGTTAAATTAGCCTCGGACTCTAAAGCCGACTGCTGCTGA